The following are encoded together in the Pirellulales bacterium genome:
- a CDS encoding cytochrome c3 family protein, with the protein MTVFLLAALGGGCFLLMPRLRNYHLPGNQQGYEPAQPVAFSHRQHAGELSISCLYCHFGAERSRQAGLPSANLCMNCHRFVTASWEAMFREYFEALHANRPVRPVVSAELAKLYDSLGLDDQLLPDPKKASTPTAWIRVHNLPAYACFDHRAHLQAGATCQRCHGPVETMDRVRQVEDLSMGWCVDCHRNPGLPEVGGQQRQPSTDCAVCHH; encoded by the coding sequence ATGACAGTCTTCTTGCTCGCGGCGCTTGGTGGGGGCTGCTTCTTGCTGATGCCGCGGCTGAGGAACTATCACCTGCCTGGAAATCAGCAGGGTTACGAGCCCGCCCAGCCCGTCGCCTTCTCTCACCGGCAGCACGCCGGCGAGCTGAGTATTTCCTGCCTCTACTGCCACTTTGGCGCGGAACGCAGCCGGCAGGCAGGTTTGCCCTCCGCCAATCTGTGCATGAACTGCCATCGCTTTGTCACCGCTTCCTGGGAAGCGATGTTCCGTGAGTACTTCGAAGCGCTCCACGCGAATCGACCGGTCCGCCCCGTCGTATCGGCTGAGCTCGCCAAACTCTATGACAGCCTGGGCCTCGACGATCAACTGCTGCCCGATCCCAAGAAAGCGTCAACGCCGACTGCTTGGATCCGCGTCCACAATCTGCCGGCCTATGCCTGCTTCGATCACCGGGCGCACCTGCAAGCGGGCGCAACCTGTCAGCGCTGTCATGGGCCGGTCGAGACCATGGACCGCGTGCGGCAAGTGGAAGACTTGTCGATGGGATGGTGCGTAGACTGCCACCGCAACCCCGGCCTACCGGAAGTGGGCGGCCAACAACGCCAGCCCTCGACCGATTGCGCCGTTTGCCACCATTGA
- a CDS encoding 4Fe-4S dicluster domain-containing protein — MSLDEQQEQPPRADRGGGPPDVAHARPAPDTAAATRRDFLKLAGFTFAGTALSGCAPSAVRYAVVPAIQPDEMVPGKSYDYASTCAACPAACGLLVKVRDGRPIKLEGNPQHPLSLGGLCAAGQASLLGLYDRFRLRQPWHDGKPSDWHVVDEDIRDRLDDIRKRGQAVRFLSGSLAGPTARGQVKQFLNMFADARHVVYDARSCSAILEAHAHTHGVRLLPHYQLEKADVIVSFDADFLGTWLSPVEFTAAYQAARRLADSIPRSSYHVQFESHLSLTGSKADRRFCVAPGEVALVMSHLATRLAEKAGVAIKTVPLEPPPVSGPFLDQLAERLCQSRGRSLVLCGSHDVQEQTLGNLLNHLLDNYGSTVDFERPSLQWQVNDAELANLLSEIREDKVAALFISQCNPLYDLPDGEALADALRRVPLVVNCAERMDETAALARYVCAVPHYLESWSDAEPVAGLVSLAQPTIAPLGNTRSLLESLAAWMGKPQKADELLHAHWEQHVFPRWRGGGTFQDFWEHTLHDGFAQVAPQGDERASPASRPFDVDAVRLVPRAGRPAEEAYSLVLYSKVGMPDASHAYNPWLHELPDPVSKITWDNYACLSPATAAGLGMTSGDVVRLEAPTADGRPTVLELPVLVQPGQHDGVVAVALGYGSRLSQRFAKIGPEWLQARPTVGADGLVGKNAAAMLTWVEGNLRWLREGVRLTKTGETHALAASQDYDLLAAPERLALAGQERRPIVREITLEAYRTQLAQAATVPGAEAAIAPRPAEANEDLWPADHPTTGAKWGMAIDMNACTGCSACVIACQTENNIPVVGKDEVRRHREMHWLRIDRYYREREGGVDVAFQPMLCQHCASAPCEAVCPVLATVHSDEGLNQQVYNRCVGTRFCANNCPYKVRRFNWFNYAHDDNLQNLVLNPDVTVRSRGVMEKCTFCVQRIEEAKIEARRLGQPLRDGDVKTACQQSCPAQAIVFGDLNDAASRVARLATGPRSYRVLEELNVRPSVSYLAVVRNRPAGDEEPRHG; from the coding sequence ATGTCACTCGATGAACAGCAAGAACAACCGCCGCGAGCAGATCGCGGTGGGGGTCCACCGGACGTTGCCCATGCACGCCCGGCACCCGACACGGCCGCGGCGACGCGGCGCGACTTCTTGAAGTTGGCGGGTTTTACCTTTGCCGGCACAGCCCTCAGCGGCTGCGCGCCGAGCGCCGTACGTTACGCCGTGGTGCCCGCCATACAGCCGGACGAGATGGTTCCGGGCAAGTCGTATGATTATGCTTCCACGTGCGCGGCCTGCCCCGCCGCTTGTGGCCTGCTGGTGAAGGTCCGCGACGGCCGGCCGATCAAGTTGGAAGGCAACCCGCAACACCCGCTGTCGCTGGGCGGGCTCTGCGCGGCCGGCCAGGCTTCGCTCCTGGGCCTGTACGATCGGTTCAGGTTGCGACAGCCGTGGCACGACGGAAAGCCGAGCGACTGGCACGTCGTCGATGAGGACATCCGCGATCGGCTTGACGATATCCGCAAACGGGGCCAGGCCGTGCGGTTCTTGTCGGGCTCGCTGGCGGGACCGACGGCGCGCGGGCAGGTCAAGCAGTTCCTGAACATGTTTGCCGACGCTCGGCACGTGGTTTACGACGCGCGGTCCTGCTCGGCCATTCTCGAGGCGCACGCCCACACGCACGGCGTACGGCTGCTGCCACACTACCAGCTCGAAAAAGCGGACGTGATCGTCAGCTTCGACGCCGATTTTCTCGGAACCTGGCTTTCGCCGGTGGAATTCACCGCCGCCTATCAAGCCGCGCGGCGCCTGGCGGATTCAATCCCGAGGTCGTCCTACCATGTGCAATTCGAGTCGCACTTGTCGCTGACCGGCAGCAAGGCCGATCGGCGGTTTTGTGTCGCGCCGGGGGAAGTCGCGTTGGTGATGAGCCACCTGGCGACGCGACTGGCGGAGAAAGCGGGCGTGGCGATCAAGACCGTGCCCTTAGAGCCGCCGCCGGTCTCCGGGCCGTTTCTCGACCAGCTCGCCGAACGGCTGTGCCAGAGCCGCGGCCGCAGCCTGGTGCTCTGCGGCAGCCACGATGTGCAAGAGCAGACGCTCGGCAACCTGCTGAACCATCTGCTGGATAATTACGGTTCGACCGTCGACTTCGAGCGGCCGTCGCTTCAGTGGCAGGTAAACGATGCCGAGTTGGCAAACCTGCTGAGCGAAATCCGCGAGGACAAAGTGGCGGCACTGTTCATCTCGCAGTGCAACCCACTATACGACTTGCCGGACGGGGAGGCGCTGGCCGACGCCTTGCGTCGCGTGCCCCTGGTCGTGAACTGCGCCGAGCGAATGGACGAAACGGCCGCGCTGGCCCGCTATGTCTGCGCGGTGCCTCATTACTTGGAGTCGTGGAGCGATGCGGAACCCGTCGCCGGGTTGGTGAGCCTGGCGCAGCCGACGATTGCTCCGCTGGGCAACACTCGATCGCTGTTGGAAAGCCTGGCCGCATGGATGGGAAAACCACAGAAGGCCGACGAGTTGTTGCACGCGCATTGGGAGCAACACGTCTTTCCACGTTGGCGCGGCGGGGGAACGTTCCAGGATTTCTGGGAGCACACGCTGCACGACGGCTTCGCCCAGGTCGCGCCGCAAGGCGATGAGCGCGCGTCGCCCGCGTCACGCCCCTTCGACGTGGATGCCGTCCGCCTTGTGCCACGTGCGGGCCGACCCGCGGAAGAAGCTTACAGCCTCGTGCTCTATTCGAAGGTTGGTATGCCCGATGCCAGCCATGCCTATAATCCTTGGTTGCACGAACTGCCCGACCCGGTGAGCAAAATCACGTGGGACAACTACGCCTGCCTCTCGCCTGCGACCGCGGCCGGCTTGGGGATGACGAGCGGCGACGTGGTCCGGCTGGAAGCCCCCACCGCGGACGGGCGGCCGACCGTGTTGGAGTTGCCCGTGCTGGTGCAGCCGGGCCAGCACGACGGCGTGGTGGCGGTGGCCTTGGGTTATGGCAGCCGATTGAGCCAGCGTTTTGCCAAGATCGGGCCGGAGTGGCTGCAGGCTCGGCCTACCGTGGGCGCCGACGGCCTGGTGGGAAAGAACGCCGCGGCGATGTTGACCTGGGTCGAAGGGAATCTACGCTGGCTGCGCGAAGGCGTGCGGCTGACGAAGACGGGAGAAACGCACGCCCTGGCGGCGTCGCAAGATTACGACTTGCTTGCCGCGCCCGAGCGCCTGGCGCTCGCCGGCCAAGAGCGGCGGCCGATCGTTCGTGAAATTACGCTTGAGGCCTATCGCACGCAACTCGCTCAGGCGGCCACGGTGCCAGGTGCTGAAGCCGCAATCGCGCCGCGGCCGGCGGAAGCGAACGAGGATCTGTGGCCGGCCGACCATCCCACGACCGGAGCAAAATGGGGCATGGCGATCGACATGAACGCCTGCACCGGCTGTTCGGCGTGCGTGATTGCCTGCCAGACGGAGAACAACATCCCGGTGGTCGGGAAGGACGAAGTGCGGCGGCACCGCGAGATGCACTGGCTGCGCATCGATCGCTACTATCGCGAGCGCGAGGGTGGCGTCGATGTGGCTTTCCAGCCGATGCTCTGCCAGCATTGCGCGAGCGCGCCGTGCGAGGCCGTGTGCCCGGTGTTGGCCACCGTCCACAGCGACGAAGGGCTCAACCAGCAGGTTTACAACCGTTGTGTCGGCACGCGCTTCTGCGCCAACAATTGCCCGTACAAGGTCCGCCGCTTCAACTGGTTCAACTACGCCCACGACGACAACTTGCAAAATCTGGTGCTCAATCCGGACGTCACGGTTCGTTCGCGCGGGGTCATGGAAAAGTGTACGTTTTGCGTGCAGCGGATCGAAGAGGCGAAGATCGAGGCGCGCCGGCTAGGGCAACCGCTGCGCGACGGCGACGTCAAAACGGCCTGTCAGCAGTCGTGCCCGGCACAGGCGATCGTGTTCGGCGACTTGAACGACGCCGCGAGCCGGGTGGCGCGGTTGGCCACCGGTCCACGCAGTTACCGGGTGCTGGAGGAGCTCAACGTGCGGCCATCGGTGAGCTATCTGGCCGTGGTCCGCAATCGCCCGGCCGGTGACGAGGAGCCGCGGCATGGCTGA
- the nrfD gene encoding NrfD/PsrC family molybdoenzyme membrane anchor subunit, which produces MADAPWPSEAPLIAGHKTAAQVTRDICAPLERSAGGWWWLAFSLAFSVLCLGVAAVSYQIAVGIGTWGLNRTVGWAFDITNFVFWIGIGHAGTLISAILFLFRQKWRTSVNRSAEAMTLIAVTCAGLFPVIHMGRPWLAYWIVPYPNWRGPLWVNFLSPLVWDFFAIGTYFLVSLAFWYIGLVPDLATLRDSLRRGWYCRLVGFFSLGWNGSCRTWLRYEVVYLLLAGLATPLVVSVHSVVSTDFAVTLLPGWHSTIFPPYFVTGAIFSGMAMVLTLMLLARKAMRLEDYITLRHVEAMSKLVLATSCLVGLSYAIEFFTAFYAGNRYESFTFLNRALGPLGWGYWIMVAANVVLPQLFWLDRARRNLLAVFAVCVLVNVGMWFERFIIIVSSLERDFLPSSWSGYVPTLIELATLAGSFGLFFTCFLVFCRILPVIAMAEVKAVVRDAHPEARP; this is translated from the coding sequence ATGGCTGACGCCCCTTGGCCCTCCGAGGCGCCGTTGATCGCCGGCCACAAAACGGCGGCCCAGGTAACCCGTGACATCTGCGCGCCACTGGAGCGCAGCGCCGGCGGCTGGTGGTGGCTGGCGTTCAGCCTCGCATTTTCGGTGCTCTGCCTGGGCGTGGCGGCCGTCTCCTATCAAATTGCCGTCGGCATCGGCACGTGGGGGCTCAATCGCACCGTGGGATGGGCGTTTGACATCACCAACTTCGTGTTCTGGATCGGCATCGGCCACGCCGGCACGCTGATCTCGGCGATCCTCTTCCTGTTCCGCCAGAAATGGCGGACGTCGGTCAACCGCTCGGCCGAGGCGATGACGCTGATTGCCGTGACCTGTGCCGGACTGTTTCCGGTGATTCACATGGGCCGGCCGTGGCTGGCCTATTGGATCGTTCCCTATCCGAATTGGCGCGGGCCGCTGTGGGTCAACTTCCTTTCGCCGCTGGTATGGGACTTTTTCGCCATCGGAACGTATTTTCTGGTTTCGCTGGCCTTCTGGTACATCGGGCTTGTCCCCGACCTGGCCACGCTTCGCGACTCGCTGCGCCGCGGCTGGTACTGCCGTCTCGTGGGATTCTTCAGCCTGGGCTGGAACGGCTCCTGCCGCACGTGGCTCCGCTACGAAGTGGTCTACCTGCTGTTGGCCGGACTGGCCACGCCGCTGGTCGTCTCCGTACACTCGGTGGTCAGCACCGACTTCGCGGTCACGCTGCTGCCCGGCTGGCACTCCACGATATTCCCGCCCTACTTCGTCACCGGGGCGATTTTTTCGGGCATGGCGATGGTGCTCACCTTGATGCTGTTGGCCCGCAAGGCGATGCGGCTTGAAGACTATATCACGTTGCGGCACGTGGAAGCGATGTCCAAGCTGGTGCTGGCGACAAGCTGTCTTGTCGGGCTCTCCTATGCGATTGAGTTCTTTACTGCGTTTTATGCCGGCAATCGATATGAGTCGTTCACGTTCCTGAACCGCGCCTTGGGCCCGCTGGGCTGGGGCTACTGGATCATGGTGGCTGCGAACGTCGTGCTCCCGCAACTTTTCTGGCTGGACCGCGCTCGCCGCAATCTGCTGGCGGTATTTGCGGTTTGCGTGCTGGTCAACGTAGGCATGTGGTTCGAGCGGTTCATTATCATCGTCAGCTCGTTGGAGCGCGATTTCCTGCCGTCGAGTTGGAGCGGATACGTGCCGACGTTGATCGAGCTGGCCACGTTGGCAGGCAGCTTCGGCCTGTTCTTCACCTGCTTTTTGGTTTTTTGTCGGATCTTGCCCGTGATTGCGATGGCTGAGGTCAAGGCGGTTGTCCGAGACGCACATCCGGAGGCGCGCCCATGA
- a CDS encoding DUF3341 domain-containing protein — translation MNGKVFVAGFATEEDLRHAVHAARERGWTIADAFAPYALHDLPDLLGWRRSRLPVACFLCGATGAALSLWFQFWTTTRNWPLNVGGRPWNSLPAFVPVTFESMVLLGGFGLVFAWLIRCRLYPGKKALLPLSGLTDDRFALVLDISDSAATIAEVRQAFEDCGATEFVEPSEEASS, via the coding sequence ATGAACGGGAAGGTTTTTGTGGCAGGCTTCGCCACGGAAGAAGACTTGCGGCACGCCGTGCATGCGGCGCGCGAGCGCGGCTGGACGATCGCCGACGCCTTTGCGCCGTATGCCTTGCACGACTTGCCCGATTTGCTCGGCTGGCGGCGCTCGCGGCTTCCGGTGGCCTGCTTTTTGTGTGGAGCGACCGGCGCGGCCCTGTCGTTGTGGTTCCAGTTTTGGACGACCACGCGTAACTGGCCGCTGAACGTCGGCGGCCGTCCCTGGAACTCGCTGCCCGCGTTTGTGCCGGTGACTTTTGAAAGCATGGTGTTGTTGGGCGGGTTCGGGCTGGTATTCGCCTGGCTGATTCGCTGCCGGCTGTATCCGGGAAAGAAGGCCCTGCTGCCGTTGAGCGGACTTACGGATGATCGGTTTGCTTTGGTGCTCGACATCTCCGATTCGGCCGCAACGATCGCGGAGGTCCGGCAGGCGTTCGAGGACTGCGGCGCAACCGAGTTCGTCGAACCAAGCGAGGAGGCATCCTCGTGA